GATCCGAATACATTATCAGATCGGATAGCAAAGGGGACTTTCACGTACGCGGGCGTTTCCGGCTGCCTTCTTGGAGTTCTCGCCGCCCTTCTTGGGACCCATTTTGAGATGTCTTCTCTTCCGGTTTCCTTTTATTGGGGGGGTTTGTTGAGTGAGGTATGAAGAAGTGTTTGGTTGGGTTTCTTGGAGGGGTGTGTCGGAGCTAAGACCGATTTGGAATGGGTGGAGACTGACTAAAACATTTCACTTATGTAAACTTTATGCATGTTCACATGATTGACATTGCCCTGGTCTTTTTGTTGCTGTATAGATTTGTGAACTTATCTTGTTTGGACATCATATGTGATTTCGGTTAttactttcctttttttctttttttccttttgtatTCTGATTACTTGAGGATACGCTGAAGCATAAAAAATGCTATGATCTGTATCGTCACTGCCCGGACCTGACAGGGCTGGTATTATAACAGGACGGATCAACTGTGATGATCCGTAGGTAGAAGTCGATTTCGACCAGGAAGGGACTGTCTAGGGCCCAGAGCGGCCCTCAGATCTCACCGTTCTTCCGCCTAGATCGTTTGTGATTGTAAGCCACGTCTCACATCAACATGACTTCACACCAACTGAACCAATAAGAAGCGGAGTATGACCTGAGCTTGCAAAGCATCGCGAAATTCCACTTTCCATTAGAGGCCAATAGAGAGGGGTCCCATAAGACTCATCCCATAAAGAAGGACGCGTTGTTTAGATAGTGACGTCTTTCAAATGGGATGCCTGGGGATAAGACATGGTTGGCCTCAGGCGAAGGCGGATGTAGCTGGCTTTACTTTATGCAGTCAGTGCTTGCTACCTCGATTATTCTCTTGCACCATGGATCAGACTTTTCCATTGTCTGACTATTGCATACATAGAACTATTGTACAATCCTTACTCATTCCGTATAAGTACATCAATATATCTACATAAAACATCACTCATTTAGTGACTCACAGCTGGCAGCTCATACTCTTCCGGCACATGAGGCCAAGAATCCACGCCGTCCATGATGGCCAAGGCCATCCCGCCACTCAAATGTGGTTGAATATGGCAATGCAGCAGAAAAGGGCCCGGATTGGCCACATGGTATCGTATTGCAAGCCACGACGGGCCTGCGTCGGCAGGTGGACTGAAGAACGTATCTCTCATCTGTGGGTTGCGGAGATTAAAGCTTTCAGGGATGTCTTTCACAGCTTCAGCAACTGAGTGGTAACGGAAAGCGCCGGATCCTGATCCAATCACAAAGTACTTATTCGAATGCTTGTGGattggatgaggaggctggCCTCCAGTCGTCACATTGACGATAAGATCCACCCAAGTGTTGTTCAATGTGGTGATGGTATACTTTGTGGAGATGGAGCTGCGGTTAAAAAGTAAAGGGATCGCCTCCTCATTTGATTGTGGGTAACTATGATTGCCCAATGTCCAACTGTACGAGTTCCCGATATGATCGACATTTAAAATGTATGTCCGGTCCACGTGTAAAGAAGGCACTTCTACCGGGAAGGGGACGACCCTCGTCTCATCCAAGAAGACCGTGTTTTCGGTGGCGTTGGTGCCAACTTCAGTAATCCATGGCTGAGATAGCCTATTCCGGTTGTGAGTAGAAGCTCTATATCTCATGATGCCTGTGCCGTTTATGATCTGATTTGCTCCGGTGTTGGCAGCGCGGACCATATATTCACCGGCAGGTTGGTCTAATTTAACCAAAACGGAATATCTGCTCCCAATAGGAATAGTAATCGCGTCGACACGGATAGGCTCGATATAACGCCCATCGACCGCATAGACATACAAAGGGTGTTGGTCAATAGAGAATGCTAGCTCTAGACTGCCagctatatttattaaatccCAACTTCTGTATTGCGAAGCTGATTCTACCTCGAATACCTCAGCCGGGCCTTGGCTGGGTGTACACCCACGAAGGAAACCATTCGGTGTTAGGTTGGCCTTCCGGGGGTCACTGGGAGGCAAGCAACTGGGATAGGTCAGTATATACTTGAATGTTTGATGAGGAGAATGAAAGCAGATCGATGACGTGACTTACCCCATATCAGTAAGCGTCTTATTCCCCAGCGCCCTCCTCTGGGCAGGCGTGGTAAGTGCGTTGATGCGGTCTTGAGGCAGACAGAGTACAGACCCTTTACCATTTATCAGAACTGCGTTGGCACAAAAGTTCTCAACCCCAGAGGCTACTTGAGCCTGCCAAATTTCTTCAGATGTTAACTGACGCCAGTCGGAAAGAATGATAGGCTTAGTCTCCATTTCCGCCTCGCCCATGGCTTGTAGCTCTTTTGCGTCATCGGCGATCAAATGGAAAGGCTTTTCCACTGATTCATCTGGTTGAATGTAGATGGCACCATACAGTCCATCCTCGATTTGGCTTCTAGTGTGGGCATGATATATGTAAGTTCCATAATGCGTTGCTGTCCATGTATAGAAGAATTGATCGCCGGGAGCTATCGGTTTTTGTGACAGTCCTGGTACACCATCGGACCACGGTGTATCTCGTTGCTCAATACCTGATCACAGAAGTTAACCAGAGATTTTCAGCGGATAAAGAGAACATTACCGTGGAAATGAACGGTCGCCTCGAACGGCATTGAGTTGTTAACCAGAAACTCAACTGTGTCACCCTGTTTCAATCGTAGAGTCGGACTGGGAAATTGTCCATTGCTGAGAATCGTCTTTCGCGTGGCCCCGGCCACTTCATGATTTTCCCATGTTAGGTTGAGTTCGAATTGAACGACCTTGCAGGATACCCATTGAACGAGGCACAAAAGATATAGTAGGCCCAGCCAGCTATGATAAAGAGTCATGGCGCAACCGTACTACTACTGCCAGGGCAGCACAAGTAtaacaaaaaagaaataggTACAAAGAATAGTCCACTATATAGAAGGATTGTAGAGTCCACAAGTGGCCTCTAGAGcattgtttttctcttctgttctccatCGTTCCGCTTGGGACAACGCCTTCTTAAATGCATACAATATCTGCGGGCTGAATCCAGTTGAGGCCCCAATGTTGAAAGGAGCAAAGGTCAACTAAGAGCCGTGGCAACGGGGACTAAAAATGCAAGGGATAGTTGATGATAATAAGGGTAAGATCATGTCAATCGGTGAGCTTGAAAAAGGACTGACACCCTTGAGTATAGAGCTTATAGAAGGGGAGTCATATGCATCCAAAAGTTTTACGTGGTAATTATCAACGTTGACCGTACCTGGAATCATCCTGCCAATATATGTTTGCTCCGATTAGCAAAGCAAATAAGAAAGATGCAGAGCATTCCATGCGCCTAGCCGCAGGGTAGCAGTGCAGTTACATGGAGAGACAAAGATAGACAAAAATATAACTGACGATATCTAGATGTTGAAGCGGTCAAGGGACCAAGGTGAGCTGTCTCAAATCGGCTTCCGTATTGAAAGGCAATTGCAAACAATGGAAGTTTGCGTTGGGAAAAATGTCCGCAGAAGAATTGGCAGGCGGATGCAAAGTACTCGACAGTTTGGGTAAATTTGGGTTGATCTATCTAATAGTCATCAATCTTGGGAAACTCCGATCACAAGAAGGATTGGTTATGTAGTCGATAAGTAATTGAGTAAAATACTTCTGAAACTGGAAAAACAGTGGTCATAAATTCAATAGATCGTAGGACACCTTGCAGGCGTTTAATTGACTCCACAGAAATCCGAATAGAGAAAcaccaagaaaaggaagaccAAAACAAACGatggaaaaagcaaaaaataataataaataaataaatagaatgAGATAAAAGACAGATATacaatcaaaatcaaacacCATTCCATgctattaatagtaaaatgTTATATCTTGCGCTGAAATATGGTCATTTCAATGGGCCAAAAACGACAATAGAATAAGAAGCAGAACGCAAGAGatttcaatcaatcaaatcaTATCGGTCGTCAGTCAGGAATTGGAAACGTGAAAATCATATCACCAAAATAGCCGAAGATACTTCACCACCGTTCTTGAGGGCTTCGCCCACAGGGTGCGCTGTTTCGGTCAATTCAGTATGATCTGTGTGTGCCTCAGATAAAGCTGGGTGAACGGCTGGGGCTGGGTTCAACGGCCACGCCGAGGAGGAACTCTTTTCAGCAACACCTCGGGAGGCTACAGTTGTGGTTCCTTCGAAGTGGGCCTCGGCCTCAGACGATGGTTTTTCTGGCTTGGCAAGACCCACCTCGGAAGCGTCACCGTATTGGAGGGTGGTACTGTCAGAACTCATTGGTTGACTAGGAGGAGTTGTGGGTAGATGTTGGTGCGCAGCTGAAACAGCTGCAGCTCGTACTTCCGAAGTCGTCACGTCCTTGTTCATGCTCCATGTAGGATTCTCCCAGATCGCCGATGAATGTTGTAGAGGAGATATAGTCGACCGGGAAACCATCTCCAGCATGTCCGGAGGAAACGGCTGCACATGCGCTGGAGTCGCTGTGGGTCTGGTGTTGAGGGCAAAGAAAACCACCAGGACAGTGAGAAGCGCAATTGCAACGTTGCGGCGATCACTGGCTAACACCCGAATGTAGTTCACTAAAAGGGTCTGAAGTTCGATCTCTGCTGCTGGGCTTCGAGGGTAGGATGGCCTACCAGATTGTCGATGATGCTCTTGAGGCGCAGTCTTTTCTGGAGCCGGTGACAATCTGGATCTCTCAACTCTTCTAGCGGTGAGAAGCTTGGGCCTGTCAACTTCAAGAAGAGAAGCCTGTGAGTGGGCTGGATCAGTGTGGACTTTTGTGAACTTGTCATTGACAAGCTCCTTTAATTGTGGGGCCTGAAGTCGGTTACTGGGACGAGACAGTTCGCCCTCGAGCAACCTCTTTTCTAACTCTCTTCTCACTTCGGATGGAAGCCAGAGACCGACTTCCACATCTactttttccatttccctccaAGCTGCAGCCCATGCTCCAGCTCTCATCAGTCCGTTGGCCGCGAAAACCCTGATTTCCCACTTTCGGCCTGTCTCACTGTGTCGGACCACGCGCCCTCCACAATCTAGACACTGCTCACCTTGTTCATCATCTGTTGCACTCTCCTCCGCCATGGACTGGCTATCCCTGTCTGTATCGGCCTCTTCATGGCCCAAAAAGTGCCCATGGTCAAACCTTGGGCGCTGCAACTCCAAGCTTTCCAACAACCGCTCTTCAAGGAGATCGTACATATCCTCAGGATGTGAAATGAGCACACCCCGTTCCCGTAGGACCACAGACCCAATCTTTTCCTCCAGTAATTTCCACCGCTTCCAATACTCCGACGGCAATACTTCCCTCAGGATCTTTTGGTCCGGATAGTCCACTAGTCCCGGGATGGGGAGCGATGGTGGAAGTAAGTTACAATGTAGTAGTACGAGAGGGTAATccttttttgatttttgctTGGCCACGAGTCCGGTTGGCGAGTAGTAAGGAGATCGCTTCGGCTGTGAT
This Aspergillus flavus chromosome 1, complete sequence DNA region includes the following protein-coding sequences:
- a CDS encoding putative L-ascorbate oxidase (multicopper oxidase); its protein translation is MTLYHSWLGLLYLLCLVQWVSCKVVQFELNLTWENHEVAGATRKTILSNGQFPSPTLRLKQGDTVEFLVNNSMPFEATVHFHGIEQRDTPWSDGVPGLSQKPIAPGDQFFYTWTATHYGTYIYHAHTRSQIEDGLYGAIYIQPDESVEKPFHLIADDAKELQAMGEAEMETKPIILSDWRQLTSEEIWQAQVASGVENFCANAVLINGKGSVLCLPQDRINALTTPAQRRALGNKTLTDMGCLPPSDPRKANLTPNGFLRGCTPSQGPAEVFEVESASQYRSWDLINIAGSLELAFSIDQHPLYVYAVDGRYIEPIRVDAITIPIGSRYSVLVKLDQPAGEYMVRAANTGANQIINGTGIMRYRASTHNRNRLSQPWITEVGTNATENTVFLDETRVVPFPVEVPSLHVDRTYILNVDHIGNSYSWTLGNHSYPQSNEEAIPLLFNRSSISTKYTITTLNNTWVDLIVNVTTGGQPPHPIHKHSNKYFVIGSGSGAFRYHSVAEAVKDIPESFNLRNPQMRDTFFSPPADAGPSWLAIRYHVANPGPFLLHCHIQPHLSGGMALAIMDGVDSWPHVPEEYELPAVSH